Proteins from one Chanodichthys erythropterus isolate Z2021 chromosome 15, ASM2448905v1, whole genome shotgun sequence genomic window:
- the trib1 gene encoding tribbles homolog 1, translated as MSVQWIHNPVPGRHGHKRFDTDEPVTRCPRLSEPSADAGLLGSSPGSPVSGAPLSVTSAHQGPARIGQFLLVPLTDRPGVHSALDMDTGEELLCKVFDMGQYQEKIRAYSMLSSHKNIAQIKDIVLGECKAYVFQEKDFGDMHTFVKSNKRLPEDLASKLFYQVVSAVNHCHQVGIVLGDLKLRKFVFSDEKRSHLKLEGLEDCHILCGEDDSMFDTHGCPAYVSPEILNGGGCYSGKQADAWSLGVMLYTILVGRYPFHDPDPATLFSKIRRGTYCLPDGLSLRARCLLRSLLRKDPSERLTTAEVLIHPWFDGNTLDTGNAEQEVNLREQTVPQIEMEQGEDLFS; from the exons ATGAGTGTGCAGTGGATTCATAATCCGGTACCGGGAAGACACGGACACAAGCGCTTTGACACAGACGAGCCCGTGACCAGATGTCCGCGGCTCAGCGAGCCTTCGGCTGATGCTGGTCTCCTGGGTTCCTCGCCGGGATCTCCGGTAAGCGGAGCGCCTCTGAGCGTCACCTCAGCCCATCAGGGTCCCGCTCGCATCGGCCAGTTCCTGCTAGTGCCCCTGACCGACCGACCGGGGGTGCACAGCGCTTTAGACATGGACACAGGAGAGGAACTGCTCTGCAAG GTGTTTGATATGGGCCAAtatcaggaaaaaataagagCCTACAGCATGCTGTCAAGTCATAAGAACATTGCACAGATCAAAGACATAGTTCTTGGGGAGTGCAAAGCCTATGTATTCCAGGAGAAGGATTTTGGCGACATGCACACCTTTGTAAAAAGCAACAAGAGGCTTCCTGAAGATCTGGCTTCCAAGCTTTTCTACCAGGTTGTGTCTGCAGTGAACCACTGCCACCAGGTTGGCATCGTTTTGGGGGACCTCAAGCTTCGCAAGTTTGTGTTCTCAGACGAGAAAAG GAGCCATTTGAAATTAGAGGGTCTGGAGGACTGCCATATTCTGTGCGGAGAGGACGACTCGATGTTCGACACGCACGGCTGCCCTGCATATGTGAGTCCGGAGATTTTGAATGGCGGAGGGTGTTACTCAGGCAAGCAGGCGGATGCGTGGAGCCTCGGCGTCATGCTGTACACAATTTTGGTGGGCCGTTACCCTTTCCACGACCCAGACCCCGCAACCCTGTTCTCTAAGATTCGACGGGGCACATATTGCCTTCCTGATGGGCTGTCTTTAAGGGCACGCTGCCTACTTCGCAGTCTGCTCAGAAAGGACCCCAGCGAGAGACTGACCACCGCAGAGGTCCTCATTCACCCATGGTTCGATGGCAACACGTTGGACACAGGAAATGCAGAACAGGAAGTCAACCTCAGAGAACAGACAGTGCCCCAGATAGAAATGGAGCAGGGTGAGGATCTTTTCTCCTGA